Below is a window of Falco peregrinus isolate bFalPer1 chromosome 3, bFalPer1.pri, whole genome shotgun sequence DNA.
CCTCAAAGCAGCAGCGTGCAGTTGGGTTTATAAATTACGAGACAACAGACAATGGGAATGAATATATGAGACAAAATTAAAGACATTACTCCTAGCTCCCATAAATTATCTCTCTAGTCTATTCTAACAGCATGAACTTACCAGTGCATGTTAAAATAGGACGAATAATAAACCCACCTAGCAGACTAACTAGACAttaatggaaaagcaaaatattggTTTGCAttctccaaaacacagaaagaaaaatattcccaCCAGTTCTGATAATGCCTTTCCATGGGGAAAGAATCATAATCTTCTATATTGAAAAAGAGAACGATCTCTTGgagtaggaaagaaaagaaattaataaaagtaattaCACGCTCCGCTCATGGAGGAATCGAAGGCACTAAGTCAACCCGGGAGAGCCGGGCTCTTTGATTTTGTTCGCTTTACAACTTCCCTGTTATTGTTGGCGGCCCCGGGGAGGCACCTCCCGGCGCCCCCGCGGGGGCTGCGCGGAGAGGGGCTGCGCGGAGAGCGCTTGCCCGGGGAGCGCTTGCCCGTGGGCAGCTGCGACCTCCTCCGCGccccggggctgcagcagggtgatTCCCACGGCCCCGCACCGGGGCTTTGCACCGTCTCTCGGTGCTATCCCGGTCAAACTCCGTCTCCCAGCGGCTCCCCCCTGACCAAACCGCCGGGTTGGGCTGTCTTAAGCCACCGTTCCCTTAAAGGGGCCGCGTGTGAGCGAGTTTGTGCGTGAGCGTGTTGCACACCCGCTCCCGCTGCCAGGCGCCGCGAAGAGCGTTGCAGCCGCGGCGCCGAGAGCCCCGCCGCCCGACCTCCGCCGGCAAATCAGCCTCGGCGGGGAGCAAAGCGCTTGGCATGtaggagagaggagagggaaaaaggtGCGGGGAGGAGGTAAGGGAGgggtggaggagaaggggggggggggggtgcagggggggaaaaaaaaagaagagctgcCTCTTTAAATGCTGGGGGCTGAGCCCTCGCCGGGGCGTCCGCAGCCGGATCCAGCCTCCCTCCCCTCGGCCGTGCCTCTCCGGCGCTTCTGCACAGCCCCGGTGCCGGCAGCGCGGCGCACGGGCGCTGCTGCTGCGCGGGGAGCGCGGAgccgcgcggggccggggccatGATCCAGCCGCGCTGCGCGCCCACCCCCGGcagccgcgccgccccccgctcGCCCTAGAGCCGCTCCCGGCGCCGCGCAGCCGGCCCCGCCGGGTAAGTTTGCAGCCGCCCGGTGTCGGGGgagggtgcggggggggggtgggggcgcacccggccggcggcgcggcccggcccggcacggcTCGGCGTGGCGGCGCCCAGGTGCGCGCCCCCTTTGGATCTCGGGTCGCGCAACTCGGTCGTTCCCGACTCGGACCTCCGGCCCTCCCCCGGCGTTTGCAGCCCCCCCTCTAACAGGTGGCTCGGTGCCTTCCCGCTCTCCGGCGGCTCCTgcgccttcctcctcctcctcctcctcgctgcCGCCCAACAGGTGGTGGTGCCGCCTCGCCTCCCTCCGTGCAGGTAGGGTGGTCCGCACCCCGCtgcggccgccgctgcccctCCCCCAGGGGTGCCTGCAGCCCCGGGGGGCTCTCCAGGGGCTGTGTTGCAGCGGGGAGAGGTGGGGTGCGGGTGGAGGGGGGGCCGTGCGGTGCCAGCCCGGCAGCCGCTcaccccctgcctgccttcacGGCCCCGCGGTGCGTGTGTCTGTCGTTGCAGCGGGCATGGGGAACCAGGTGGAGAAGCTGACCCATCTGAACTACAAGGAAGTTCCCACGGCCGACCCGACAGGTATGGACAGAGATGAAGGGCCCAGGATCGGGGTCTCCTACATCTTTTCGAATGATGATGatgagctggagcagcagcaggattcGGTGCATGACCTGGGGGGtgagcacccagccctgcagccctaCGATCCCCAGCTGCACGAGGTGGAGTGCTCGGTCTATTACCGGGATGAGTGTATTTACCAGAAGAGCTTTTCTGAGGAGGATGGACTGCCAGAGGAGGGTGATGAAGGAGGTGGGGGGCATCTGAGCACCTACACCCCGGAGAATCTGCTGAATAGGTGCAAACCAGGTGACCTGGTGGAGTTTGTGTGCCAGGCCCAGTATCCACACTGGGTGGTCTATGTCGGGGATTTTCAAGTTGTGCACCTACATAGGCTGGAGGTGGTGAACAGCTTCCTCACCGATGCCAGCCAGGGCAGACGGGGCCGCATTGCCAACCAGCTGTACCGCTACAAACCCCTCAGCCCAGCCGTGGTGGTGCGCAATGCCCTGGAGCAGGTGGGTTGCAAGGACCGGGACTTGAGCTGGAGAAACTCTGAGTGTTTCGCTGCCTGGTGCCGGTATGGCAAGAGGGAGTTTAAAATCGGCGGGGAGCTGCGCATAGGCAAGCAGCCCTACCGATTGCAGATCCGGCTGGGTGACAAGCGCAGCCACACGCTGGAGTTTCAGAGCCTGGAGGATCTGATTatggagaagaggagaaatgaCCAGATTGGTAGGGCTGCGGTGATCCAGGAGCTCTCCAGCcacctgcaggctgcagaggaggaggaagaggaggaggaagaccatcatcatcatcatccagGTGCTCAGACTGTTGTGGAGTAGTGGCCTCAGCACCACCATGCTGCTTAGCCTGGGTGATGGGGATTAAAGCTGAAGGCTGCGAAATTGAGCTGTTATAAGCCCTTTGGGCCACTTCGGTGCAGCTTCATTCCCATCACATGtgaaaggaagggggggaaagcTGATTAAGTGTCTGCGCTTTAGTGCTTAACTCCTTCAGTGCTCGATGGTAAAACCCCTGACTTATTTGTAGAGGATAAAACTCAGGGCAATTCTACCCCTCTCCACTTCTTTCCCTGCCTCACTGCATAGCCTTTCCCTCAACCATCTGCTAGTAGGCCTGACCCTACAAGATGCTAAATGCCTTTGACATCTATTTATCACAGAAGTTAAGAGTATTTAATACTATTAAGAAAGAGCCAACAACTTTCAGGACATGACCATGTAGCTCTGAGTTCATGACTAGTTGGTAGCTCAGAAGCATGAAGATAactgttttcccttctctgcccCTGTTTCTCTTCAGTTGTGGCTCCTGTTGGTATTGCAACAAGCTGCTTGCTTGCCTGGTGCAAGGCTTTGTGGGTTGGTAGCCAGCCCCACAAGAAGGTGTAAGGGGGAAATCTCCACTAATTTCAATAAAATGGGGTTGATGTGCCTGGTGCCACCTTAATTGATAGGAACTTGCATGTGGGCTGGGGGACTTCGTCCTTTGCTGTTGGTGTG
It encodes the following:
- the LRATD2 gene encoding protein LRATD2; protein product: MGNQVEKLTHLNYKEVPTADPTGMDRDEGPRIGVSYIFSNDDDELEQQQDSVHDLGGEHPALQPYDPQLHEVECSVYYRDECIYQKSFSEEDGLPEEGDEGGGGHLSTYTPENLLNRCKPGDLVEFVCQAQYPHWVVYVGDFQVVHLHRLEVVNSFLTDASQGRRGRIANQLYRYKPLSPAVVVRNALEQVGCKDRDLSWRNSECFAAWCRYGKREFKIGGELRIGKQPYRLQIRLGDKRSHTLEFQSLEDLIMEKRRNDQIGRAAVIQELSSHLQAAEEEEEEEEDHHHHHPGAQTVVE